A region from the Bacteroidales bacterium genome encodes:
- a CDS encoding MBL fold metallo-hydrolase → MKIKFLGAAREVTGSKHLITTGQGKKILLDCGMFQGKGMETDAMNRNLGFDPSEIDHIILTHAHIDHSGLIPFVYKLGFRGSVICTNATRDLCAIMLADSGHIQEHDVKWFNKRRTDKGLDPVEPIYTESEAKLCMELFIGIAYNRKLKIDENTTVKFINTGHMLGSGVAFLEITENGITTRLAYTGDIGRPENRILKSPQPFPQCDYLITESTYGNRLHPKMQEAETELLRVIRETCVEKGGKVIIPSFAIGRTQEVVYALNNFFNEGKLPKINIYVDSPLAVNATEIFRMHTDNLNDDVHDVMIHDSDPFGFGSLFYLKRPEESKRLNSNKNPCVIISASGMMEAGRIKHHLANNIENPLNTILAVGYCSPSTLGARILSGTDMVSIFGVKHPVRATVERIEAFSGHGDYQEMIDYLGCQDPKQIKQVFLVHGEYESQEFYSRKLYENGFRQITIPAAGTEINL, encoded by the coding sequence ATGAAAATCAAATTTCTGGGTGCAGCAAGAGAAGTAACAGGAAGTAAACATCTTATCACAACCGGGCAAGGCAAAAAAATACTCCTGGATTGCGGGATGTTCCAGGGGAAGGGAATGGAAACTGATGCCATGAACAGGAATCTCGGGTTTGACCCTTCCGAAATTGATCATATTATTCTAACACATGCACATATTGATCATTCCGGGCTTATTCCTTTTGTTTATAAATTGGGATTCAGGGGGTCAGTAATTTGCACAAATGCTACCAGGGATTTATGCGCTATCATGCTAGCCGATAGTGGTCATATCCAGGAACATGATGTAAAATGGTTCAATAAAAGAAGAACCGACAAGGGATTAGACCCTGTTGAGCCAATTTATACTGAAAGCGAAGCAAAGCTATGCATGGAATTATTTATCGGGATCGCTTACAACCGAAAACTGAAAATTGATGAGAATACCACTGTAAAGTTTATCAATACCGGCCATATGCTTGGAAGTGGTGTTGCTTTTTTAGAAATTACAGAAAATGGCATCACCACACGACTGGCATATACAGGTGATATTGGACGTCCTGAAAACAGGATATTAAAATCACCTCAACCTTTTCCGCAATGCGACTACCTGATAACTGAGTCCACTTATGGCAACAGACTTCACCCAAAGATGCAGGAAGCAGAAACGGAGTTGCTTCGTGTAATCAGGGAAACATGCGTAGAAAAGGGCGGGAAGGTCATCATTCCATCATTTGCTATCGGAAGAACTCAGGAAGTTGTTTATGCTTTGAATAACTTTTTCAATGAGGGGAAACTGCCTAAAATCAACATCTATGTGGACAGCCCACTTGCGGTAAATGCAACAGAAATCTTCCGGATGCATACTGACAACCTGAATGATGATGTACATGATGTGATGATTCACGACTCAGATCCTTTTGGTTTTGGCTCATTATTTTACCTGAAACGCCCGGAAGAGTCGAAACGGCTCAATTCAAATAAAAATCCATGTGTAATCATCTCTGCATCAGGAATGATGGAAGCCGGCCGGATCAAACATCATTTAGCCAATAATATAGAAAATCCTTTAAACACCATTCTTGCCGTAGGGTATTGTTCTCCTTCAACCCTGGGAGCAAGGATTTTATCCGGTACAGATATGGTTTCCATTTTTGGAGTCAAACATCCGGTGAGAGCAACTGTTGAGCGCATTGAAGCCTTCTCCGGTCATGGTGATTACCAGGAAATGATCGATTATTTAGGTTGCCAGGATCCCAAACAGATCAAACAGGTATTCCTGGTCCATGGAGAGTATGAATCCCAGGAATTCTACAGCAGAAAATTATACGAAAACGGATTCCGGCAAATCACAATACCAGCTGCCGGTACCGAAATAAATCTATAA
- a CDS encoding tail fiber domain-containing protein has protein sequence MKKIFALILILTGFSAFSQVAINLDGSLPSASAMFDIKSTNKGLLIPRMTTAQRTAIAAPAEGLMVYDLTTGTFWFYKSATWTELTSSPSYWQPSGSNIYYSTGNVGIGDATPASLFTVGNGEKFQVEGTKGTVSFTDDEASIRFPATAGINSPMIYMFSSGTQNTDRMVISHSPGFPSWGIEYKDTTDVMYFRSSSGRKFAFELSSGHMGIGLENPSFPLDIVGRARFRSDGNINNSPGMWFSALDNEFDRAFLGMSKPDSTLGIYSQNLGKWGIEFEVMREPRIGINNVAIGHPPRAELHVVHTNFGGSNDGVRIQNEGANGHYWNLYSANTTGFFEFYHTGIKRATIDPASGAYTAVSDESLKTNINTLGTVLSSVKKLQAKTYQFKDVESDKSYTGFIAQELQELFPQFVYYGGDNQVLYTVDYAGMSVIALKAVQEQQEIIESLQAQIEDLKAKLNNLQTAR, from the coding sequence ATGAAGAAGATTTTCGCTTTAATTTTAATATTGACAGGTTTCAGCGCTTTTTCCCAGGTAGCCATTAATCTGGACGGCAGTCTTCCGTCAGCCTCGGCTATGTTCGACATTAAAAGCACTAATAAAGGCCTTTTAATTCCGAGAATGACAACCGCACAACGGACTGCCATTGCAGCTCCTGCCGAAGGGCTAATGGTTTATGACCTAACTACCGGAACATTCTGGTTCTATAAATCTGCAACATGGACCGAGCTTACCTCATCACCTTCATACTGGCAACCCTCGGGAAGTAATATTTACTATTCAACAGGTAATGTTGGCATTGGAGATGCTACGCCTGCTTCTCTTTTTACAGTCGGCAATGGAGAAAAGTTCCAGGTGGAAGGAACAAAGGGGACCGTCAGCTTCACCGATGATGAAGCCAGTATTCGTTTCCCGGCAACAGCCGGCATAAATAGCCCAATGATTTATATGTTTTCATCCGGAACACAAAACACTGACAGGATGGTAATTAGCCATTCACCTGGTTTCCCTTCATGGGGAATTGAGTATAAGGATACTACCGATGTAATGTATTTCAGATCCTCTTCAGGTAGAAAGTTTGCCTTTGAACTGAGTTCCGGCCATATGGGAATTGGCCTTGAAAATCCTTCCTTCCCCCTTGACATTGTTGGAAGAGCTCGATTTAGGTCAGATGGGAATATCAATAATTCACCCGGAATGTGGTTTTCTGCCCTGGATAACGAATTTGACAGGGCTTTCCTTGGAATGTCAAAACCTGACTCTACCCTCGGTATTTATAGTCAGAATCTTGGAAAATGGGGGATTGAATTCGAGGTAATGCGTGAGCCACGAATTGGAATTAACAATGTGGCTATCGGACATCCTCCCAGGGCTGAATTGCATGTTGTTCATACTAACTTTGGTGGCAGTAATGATGGGGTGAGAATTCAAAATGAAGGCGCTAATGGCCATTATTGGAATCTGTATTCAGCCAACACTACAGGATTCTTTGAGTTTTATCACACCGGCATTAAACGTGCTACCATTGACCCAGCTTCCGGCGCCTATACTGCAGTATCAGACGAAAGTCTTAAAACCAATATTAACACCCTTGGGACTGTATTGTCCTCAGTGAAAAAACTCCAGGCAAAAACCTACCAGTTTAAAGATGTGGAATCTGATAAGAGCTACACCGGCTTTATCGCTCAGGAATTGCAGGAGCTGTTTCCTCAATTTGTTTACTATGGTGGCGACAATCAGGTTCTATATACTGTGGACTACGCCGGTATGAGTGTTATAGCTTTGAAAGCTGTTCAGGAACAACAGGAAATAATTGAATCCCTGCAGGCGCAAATCGAAGACCTCAAGGCTAAACTCAACAATTTACAGACAGCTCGCTAA
- a CDS encoding M2 family metallopeptidase: MIKNSDLYEKPGKNQHAYCIDVDNKGDVRVLCNIKPNYNWMGTMLHEFGHANYDKYIDQQLPFVLRNPAHTFTTEAIAMFFGRMASNPQFLLDMKLADESESKKVADESFKVLRLEQLTFSRWAQVMYRFEKSLYDNPDQDLNKLWWDLVEKYQMLKRPEGRNQPDWASKIHIATSPCYYHNYLLGELLASQLNHYVAATVLKSTDFKQSYYGKTEVGKYLTDNVFMPGARWNWNEMIEKATGEKLTAKYYSDQFVK, translated from the coding sequence ATGATAAAGAACAGTGATCTCTATGAAAAACCAGGTAAGAATCAACATGCCTATTGTATAGATGTCGACAACAAAGGAGATGTAAGAGTTTTATGCAATATCAAGCCAAATTACAATTGGATGGGGACCATGCTTCACGAGTTTGGCCATGCGAATTATGATAAATACATTGATCAGCAATTACCGTTTGTATTGCGCAACCCGGCTCATACTTTTACAACCGAAGCCATTGCCATGTTTTTCGGCAGAATGGCAAGCAACCCTCAGTTTTTGCTTGACATGAAACTGGCTGATGAATCTGAATCCAAAAAGGTAGCAGATGAAAGCTTCAAAGTTTTGCGTCTTGAACAGCTCACATTCAGTCGTTGGGCACAGGTGATGTATCGGTTCGAAAAAAGTTTATATGATAATCCTGATCAGGACCTGAATAAACTTTGGTGGGATCTTGTGGAGAAATACCAGATGCTTAAACGTCCTGAAGGCCGTAACCAACCTGATTGGGCAAGTAAAATTCATATCGCAACGTCTCCTTGCTACTACCACAACTACCTCCTGGGTGAGCTTCTGGCCTCTCAATTAAATCATTATGTCGCTGCAACTGTATTGAAGTCAACTGATTTCAAACAGAGTTATTATGGAAAAACCGAAGTTGGCAAATATCTTACTGACAATGTATTTATGCCGGGAGCCCGCTGGAATTGGAATGAAATGATTGAGAAAGCCACCGGTGAAAAGTTAACAGCTAAATACTATTCAGATCAGTTCGTTAAATAG
- a CDS encoding DUF4440 domain-containing protein has translation MKSFQRVIMYSLVFLIISSCGNSKEEPSALQNTDSLILQWDNAWNSADAATVMALFTDDIHLFMDTVYSGKSNLEKDFVVPSVAILRNLHCVKIAEAISEDLACQSGSYSHDWTRNDSIVGNQKGYYSLVWARQSDQSWKISNIHIH, from the coding sequence ATGAAATCATTCCAAAGAGTAATCATGTATTCGCTTGTATTTCTGATTATATCATCATGCGGAAATAGCAAGGAAGAACCTTCTGCTTTGCAGAATACCGATAGTTTGATACTGCAATGGGATAATGCATGGAATTCAGCTGATGCAGCAACCGTTATGGCTCTGTTTACTGATGATATTCATTTGTTTATGGATACAGTTTATTCCGGAAAAAGCAATTTAGAGAAGGATTTTGTGGTTCCTTCAGTGGCCATACTCAGAAACCTGCATTGCGTAAAGATAGCAGAGGCTATTTCGGAAGATTTAGCTTGTCAATCCGGATCCTATTCGCATGATTGGACCAGGAACGATTCCATTGTTGGTAATCAGAAAGGATATTATTCACTGGTATGGGCAAGGCAATCAGATCAATCCTGGAAAATCTCAAATATCCACATTCATTAA
- a CDS encoding T9SS type A sorting domain-containing protein yields MSHYFTQFFRKALLIVFQIGIFIPWNLGAQIVINANDFPTIGMLVVRDVDSTSALLPGQAGLNRVWDFSNLTTSYTDSTLYISPAGLPGAENHPGSNIVEKAMNIGATYDGSYNYIFRETTLDGWFDHGQELRINFWGLSWIWHTMITPAAHMCHLPMFYGLSYDQEFTWSTYNAGLSGGVQYDTSLMVAHLTVHQEVDGSGIIITPTGSFDALRVHEHVFGYDTVYSYTPGMGWNFEEVGYSEWNNYRWFAEGIGEVGSILENGSKGGGNFSFYKSSTIVGMEEMKNNSSIRIYPVPSNDFLHIRGAGNIEKVEVFDMSGGLRIKEAHSSDINVSELIPGMYILKIYNQSGTSFMKFSKL; encoded by the coding sequence ATGAGTCATTATTTTACTCAATTCTTCCGAAAAGCACTATTGATAGTTTTCCAGATTGGTATATTCATTCCCTGGAATCTCGGTGCACAAATCGTAATTAATGCTAACGATTTCCCAACGATTGGCATGCTGGTTGTCAGAGATGTTGATTCCACATCTGCTCTGTTGCCCGGACAGGCAGGTTTAAACAGAGTTTGGGATTTCAGCAATCTTACCACATCTTATACAGATTCCACATTGTACATTTCTCCCGCAGGCTTGCCTGGTGCCGAAAATCACCCGGGCTCAAATATTGTTGAGAAAGCGATGAATATTGGAGCAACTTACGATGGATCTTATAACTATATTTTTCGTGAAACTACATTAGATGGGTGGTTCGACCATGGTCAGGAACTCAGGATAAATTTCTGGGGATTGTCCTGGATCTGGCATACAATGATTACCCCGGCTGCTCATATGTGTCACCTCCCTATGTTTTACGGTCTCAGTTATGACCAGGAGTTCACCTGGTCGACCTATAATGCCGGACTAAGTGGCGGCGTGCAATATGATACATCATTGATGGTAGCCCATCTCACCGTGCACCAGGAAGTTGATGGTTCCGGTATCATTATTACACCCACAGGATCTTTTGATGCCCTAAGAGTACATGAACATGTTTTCGGGTATGATACAGTATACAGTTATACCCCCGGAATGGGCTGGAATTTTGAAGAAGTCGGTTATTCGGAGTGGAATAATTACCGATGGTTTGCTGAAGGGATTGGTGAAGTAGGATCAATACTGGAAAATGGATCAAAAGGCGGAGGTAATTTCTCATTTTATAAATCCTCGACCATCGTAGGCATGGAAGAAATGAAAAACAATTCCTCAATACGGATCTATCCAGTGCCATCAAATGACTTTTTACATATCAGGGGTGCAGGGAATATAGAAAAAGTTGAGGTTTTTGACATGTCGGGAGGATTGAGAATCAAAGAAGCCCACTCTTCTGATATTAATGTGTCTGAACTTATTCCAGGCATGTATATCCTGAAAATTTATAACCAATCAGGGACTTCCTTCATGAAATTCTCTAAGCTATAG
- a CDS encoding M2 family metallopeptidase, translating into MKSLNWIVAVILIVSITSSCTNKKEQMEKDLKAFITRFDSTVQPLMKESNLAYWNASLSGKSEDWKKSEDLSIELTKVFANKEDFAVLKKIKESNTINDELLKRQLEVLYNGYLSNQVDTSLLNEVIKMQTAIEQKYSNFRAELNGKKLSDNDVEEVLKTSTNSEELQKAWEGHKAIGTVVSDDIKNLVKKRNEIAKELGFNNYHEMSLKLSEQDPDEISKIFDELDILTKDAFAGLKGEIDEYLTKRLNVAKENLMPWHYQNRFFQEAPKFIVLNWINTIKAKTLRI; encoded by the coding sequence ATGAAATCATTAAACTGGATTGTGGCTGTCATACTCATTGTATCGATAACCAGCTCATGTACCAACAAAAAGGAACAAATGGAAAAAGATCTCAAAGCCTTCATTACCCGCTTCGACTCAACAGTTCAGCCTCTAATGAAAGAGTCGAACCTCGCTTATTGGAATGCATCATTAAGCGGGAAATCAGAAGACTGGAAAAAATCAGAAGACCTCAGCATTGAACTCACCAAGGTTTTTGCCAATAAAGAAGATTTTGCTGTTCTGAAAAAAATTAAAGAGTCAAACACCATTAATGATGAGCTTTTAAAACGTCAATTAGAGGTTCTTTACAATGGTTATCTAAGCAACCAGGTGGATACCAGTTTGTTGAATGAGGTGATTAAAATGCAGACAGCCATTGAACAGAAATATTCCAATTTCAGAGCTGAATTGAATGGGAAAAAGCTTTCTGATAATGATGTGGAAGAGGTTCTCAAGACCTCAACGAACTCAGAAGAATTACAGAAAGCCTGGGAAGGCCATAAAGCAATTGGAACCGTGGTTTCTGATGACATCAAAAACCTGGTTAAAAAACGCAATGAAATTGCCAAAGAACTGGGATTCAATAATTACCATGAGATGAGTTTGAAACTCAGTGAACAGGACCCGGATGAAATAAGTAAAATTTTTGATGAACTTGATATCCTTACTAAAGATGCTTTTGCCGGTTTAAAAGGTGAAATTGATGAATACCTGACAAAGAGATTAAATGTTGCAAAAGAAAACCTGATGCCCTGGCATTACCAAAACCGTTTCTTCCAGGAAGCCCCGAAATTTATAGTGTTGAACTGGATAAATACTATAAAGGCAAAAACATTGAGAATCTGA
- a CDS encoding cysteine--tRNA ligase, giving the protein MENTLFLYNTLSRTKEKFVPIHEGHVGMYVCGPTVYGDAHLGHSRPAVTFDIVFRYLLHLGYKVRYVRNITDVGHLENDADEGEDKIAKKARLEELEPMEVVQFYSDRYHEFIEKLNVKKPSIEPRASGHIIEQIAMIQQILDAGFAYESKGSVYFDVAKYNKENRYGILSGRILEDLLSNTRDLDGQDEKRNSFDFALWKKAQPEHIMRWPSPWSDGFPGWHMECSAMSAKYLGEQFDIHGGGMDLLFPHHESEIAQSTVCHHKTPARYWLHNNMITINGQKMGKSLGNFITLEEFFSGTHPSLEKAYSPMTIRFFILMAHYRSPLDFSNEALQAAEKGFSKMMKALLLLKKLAPSDTSSVNVDDLASKCYEAMNDDLNTPIVIANLFEGVRIINSVNDKKEMLTASDIEKLTSLLTSFIFDILGLIPETDNSASNELVDGLMKLILEIRANARTNKDWPTSDQIRDSLVGLKISVKDTKEGVTWSVE; this is encoded by the coding sequence ATGGAAAATACGCTCTTTTTATACAATACTTTAAGCCGCACAAAGGAAAAGTTTGTCCCGATTCATGAAGGACATGTTGGAATGTATGTTTGCGGTCCAACCGTTTATGGGGATGCTCATTTAGGTCACTCACGTCCGGCAGTCACCTTTGATATTGTCTTCCGCTATTTGCTTCACCTTGGTTATAAGGTAAGGTATGTAAGAAACATTACCGATGTTGGGCATCTTGAGAATGATGCCGATGAAGGGGAAGATAAAATTGCAAAAAAAGCGCGGCTTGAAGAACTCGAACCGATGGAAGTGGTGCAGTTTTATAGCGACAGGTATCATGAATTTATTGAAAAGCTGAATGTTAAAAAGCCCAGTATCGAGCCCAGGGCTTCAGGGCATATCATTGAACAGATTGCAATGATTCAACAAATTCTGGATGCCGGATTTGCCTATGAAAGCAAGGGTTCTGTTTATTTTGATGTTGCAAAGTATAATAAAGAAAACAGATATGGGATTCTGAGTGGCAGGATACTAGAAGACTTGCTCTCTAATACCCGCGACTTGGATGGTCAGGACGAAAAACGCAATAGTTTCGATTTTGCCCTCTGGAAAAAAGCACAACCGGAGCATATTATGCGCTGGCCTTCACCCTGGAGTGACGGATTTCCCGGTTGGCATATGGAATGTTCAGCAATGAGTGCCAAATACCTGGGAGAGCAATTCGATATTCACGGAGGAGGTATGGATTTACTTTTCCCGCATCACGAATCAGAAATCGCACAAAGTACCGTTTGCCATCATAAAACCCCGGCCCGATACTGGCTGCATAACAATATGATTACCATTAACGGGCAGAAGATGGGAAAATCACTGGGGAATTTCATTACCCTGGAAGAATTCTTCTCCGGCACACATCCCTCCCTGGAAAAGGCTTACAGCCCAATGACCATCAGGTTTTTTATCCTAATGGCTCATTACCGCAGTCCCCTTGACTTCAGTAATGAGGCATTGCAGGCAGCCGAAAAAGGATTCTCTAAAATGATGAAGGCATTGCTTCTCCTGAAAAAACTGGCTCCTTCCGACACATCATCCGTTAATGTCGATGATTTGGCGAGCAAGTGCTATGAAGCAATGAATGATGACCTTAACACACCCATTGTAATTGCCAATCTATTTGAAGGGGTAAGAATTATCAATTCAGTCAATGATAAGAAGGAAATGCTGACAGCAAGTGATATTGAAAAACTGACAAGCCTACTGACTTCCTTCATCTTCGATATCCTGGGACTGATTCCTGAAACCGACAACTCAGCAAGTAATGAATTGGTTGATGGTTTAATGAAACTTATCCTTGAAATAAGGGCTAATGCCCGTACAAACAAGGACTGGCCTACCAGCGACCAAATCAGGGACAGCCTGGTCGGATTAAAAATTTCCGTAAAAGACACCAAGGAGGGAGTAACCTGGAGTGTGGAATAG
- a CDS encoding carbon starvation protein A codes for MITFFFSIFLLIAGYFLYGKFIERVFGINTSRKTPAETMNDGVDFVPMKWGKIFLIQFLNIAGLGPIFGAIAGAAWGPVAFLWIVLGCIFAGAAHDYFSGMMSLRMNGLSIPEIVGKIMGNGTKQFMRVFTVAMMILVGAVFIIGPAKILTGLTPGFMDVTKWAVLIFIYYVLATLIPIDKLIGRIYPFFGFAMLFMAVGIAGTMIFNGLPIPELSLKNMNAQAETFPIFPMLFVTIACGAISGFHSTQSPLMARCITNEKYGRRVFYGAMITEGLVALIWAAVAMSFFGGVRQLNGVLAEHHGNAAWIVNEISNSLLGKFGGVLAIIGVVAAPITSGDTAFRSARLIVADFINLRQDIIRNRLYITVPLFILGFLLTQVDFSIIWRYMAWSNQTLATIVLWTITVYLFKERKLYWVMLIPAVFMTAVVTSYIVVAPEGLSLKPAIGNITGASIAFLSLMAFIMYVTKSKTSLEKK; via the coding sequence ATGATTACATTCTTTTTTTCAATCTTTCTTTTGATTGCCGGCTACTTCCTTTATGGAAAATTTATTGAGCGAGTGTTTGGCATTAATACCAGCCGTAAAACACCCGCTGAAACCATGAATGATGGCGTGGATTTTGTCCCTATGAAGTGGGGTAAAATCTTCCTTATCCAATTTCTCAATATAGCAGGTCTTGGACCTATTTTTGGCGCAATAGCAGGTGCTGCATGGGGTCCTGTTGCTTTCCTTTGGATTGTACTGGGATGCATTTTTGCCGGAGCGGCGCATGATTATTTCTCGGGAATGATGTCGTTAAGAATGAATGGCCTCAGTATCCCTGAAATCGTTGGGAAAATCATGGGGAATGGCACAAAACAGTTTATGAGGGTTTTTACTGTAGCGATGATGATATTAGTTGGAGCGGTTTTCATTATAGGCCCGGCTAAAATCCTGACTGGGCTTACTCCGGGATTCATGGATGTGACAAAATGGGCTGTCCTGATTTTTATCTATTATGTCCTGGCTACTTTGATCCCTATTGATAAACTTATAGGAAGGATCTATCCTTTTTTTGGGTTTGCCATGTTATTCATGGCTGTCGGTATTGCCGGAACAATGATATTCAATGGCTTACCTATTCCAGAACTCTCTCTTAAAAATATGAATGCCCAGGCAGAAACATTCCCAATTTTCCCAATGCTGTTTGTCACCATCGCCTGCGGGGCCATTTCAGGCTTTCACTCCACACAGTCACCATTGATGGCAAGGTGCATAACCAATGAGAAATATGGCAGAAGAGTGTTTTATGGTGCTATGATCACTGAAGGCCTGGTGGCGCTTATTTGGGCTGCAGTTGCCATGAGTTTCTTTGGAGGGGTAAGGCAATTAAACGGGGTGCTGGCCGAACATCATGGAAATGCAGCCTGGATTGTTAATGAAATCTCAAATTCACTATTGGGTAAATTTGGTGGCGTTTTAGCTATCATTGGGGTAGTTGCCGCACCCATAACATCCGGGGATACTGCTTTCAGGTCTGCACGTCTCATTGTAGCCGATTTCATAAACCTGCGCCAGGATATCATCAGGAACAGGTTATACATTACAGTCCCCCTGTTTATCTTAGGTTTTTTACTCACTCAGGTGGATTTCTCCATCATCTGGAGGTACATGGCATGGTCAAACCAAACTTTGGCAACGATTGTACTATGGACAATCACTGTTTATCTTTTCAAAGAGAGAAAGCTATACTGGGTAATGCTAATTCCGGCAGTTTTTATGACGGCTGTTGTAACCTCTTATATTGTAGTTGCTCCGGAAGGCTTATCACTAAAACCGGCAATTGGTAATATCACGGGGGCTTCGATTGCTTTTCTTAGCCTAATGGCATTTATTATGTATGTAACTAAGAGCAAGACCTCCCTTGAAAAGAAATAA
- a CDS encoding response regulator transcription factor, producing the protein MSAGINVMVVEDDKAVREGLSALIDGSDGYSCICSCASAEDALASIPIHKPEVVLMDINLPGMNGIECVICIKSTYPEIQVMMLTVFDNTDDIFKSLSAGATGYMLKKTPPAKLLEAISDLANGGSPMNGEIARKVVQTFHKPVLKHFPEANLTHREEEILSYLEKGFLYKEIAAELFISIETVRTHIRKIYQKLQVRTRTEMLLKSMNL; encoded by the coding sequence ATGTCAGCAGGAATTAATGTTATGGTTGTTGAGGATGATAAAGCCGTCAGGGAAGGTTTATCAGCACTGATAGATGGTTCGGATGGTTATTCCTGTATATGCAGTTGCGCTTCAGCAGAAGATGCACTTGCCTCAATCCCGATTCACAAACCGGAGGTGGTTCTCATGGATATTAACCTTCCCGGTATGAACGGGATAGAGTGTGTTATTTGTATTAAAAGCACTTACCCTGAAATCCAGGTAATGATGCTTACAGTATTTGATAATACTGACGATATCTTTAAATCTTTATCTGCAGGAGCCACAGGTTATATGTTAAAAAAGACACCACCGGCCAAATTGCTGGAAGCCATTTCTGACCTTGCTAACGGAGGCTCACCAATGAATGGGGAAATCGCCCGTAAAGTTGTGCAGACCTTTCATAAACCTGTGCTGAAACATTTCCCCGAGGCTAATCTTACCCACCGGGAGGAGGAAATACTTTCCTACCTGGAGAAAGGGTTTTTATATAAAGAAATTGCTGCTGAACTTTTTATTAGTATTGAGACTGTTAGAACTCATATCCGGAAAATCTATCAGAAACTGCAGGTGAGAACCCGTACCGAAATGCTTTTGAAAAGCATGAACCTGTAA